A single genomic interval of Granulicella tundricola MP5ACTX9 harbors:
- a CDS encoding radical SAM protein, with protein sequence MKKSEVFHAWASILSGRAPSLSIEITKECPLRCPGCYAFDAAHLGGSTQLRQLSDFKGDELVQKVLAVIDEHKPLHVSLVGGDPMVRYRELELLLPQLESRGVHTQIVTSAFRIIPPAWKQYSKLNVVVSIDGLQPEHDARRAPATYDRILKNIAGAKVTIHCTVTSQIVDRPGYLDEFLAFWSARPEIAKVWFSIFTPQIGATDPEILTPAQRTAVIAELRLLRVKYPVLDMPEIVIDEIANPPRNPDECIFARTTETISADLTTQITPCQFGGEPDCQQCGCIASVGLAAVGHYKIIGPLTAGHIFMASDRFGKGWRKLQRSFAPKPVVTQQPAPFKIL encoded by the coding sequence ATGAAAAAGTCTGAAGTCTTCCACGCCTGGGCCTCCATCCTGTCTGGCCGCGCGCCCTCGCTTTCCATTGAAATCACCAAGGAGTGCCCCCTCCGCTGCCCCGGCTGCTACGCCTTCGACGCCGCCCACCTCGGCGGCTCAACCCAGCTCCGCCAGCTCTCCGACTTCAAAGGCGACGAGCTCGTCCAAAAAGTCCTCGCCGTCATCGACGAGCACAAGCCCCTCCACGTCTCCCTCGTCGGTGGCGACCCCATGGTCCGCTACCGCGAGCTCGAACTCCTCCTCCCCCAGCTAGAAAGCCGCGGCGTCCACACCCAGATCGTCACCAGCGCCTTCCGCATCATCCCCCCGGCCTGGAAGCAGTACAGCAAGCTCAACGTCGTCGTCTCCATCGATGGCCTCCAGCCCGAGCACGACGCTCGCCGCGCCCCAGCCACCTATGACCGCATCCTGAAGAACATCGCCGGCGCAAAGGTCACCATCCACTGCACCGTCACCTCCCAGATCGTCGACCGTCCCGGCTACCTCGACGAGTTCCTCGCCTTCTGGAGCGCCCGCCCTGAGATCGCCAAGGTCTGGTTCAGCATCTTCACCCCCCAGATCGGCGCCACAGACCCTGAGATCCTCACACCCGCCCAGCGCACCGCCGTCATCGCGGAACTAAGGCTCCTCCGCGTCAAATATCCCGTCCTCGACATGCCGGAGATCGTCATCGACGAAATCGCCAACCCACCCAGAAATCCAGACGAGTGCATCTTCGCCCGAACCACCGAAACCATCTCCGCCGACCTCACCACACAGATCACCCCCTGCCAGTTCGGCGGCGAGCCAGATTGCCAGCAATGCGGCTGTATCGCCTCAGTTGGCCTCGCAGCCGTCGGGCACTATAAGATCATCGGGCCACTCACGGCAGGACATATCTTCATGGCTTCTGACCGATTTGGAAAAGGCTGGCGTAAGCTTCAGAGAAGCTTTGCTCCTAAGCCCGTCGTCACCCAGCAACCAGCACCCTTCAAGATCCTCTAG
- a CDS encoding ribulokinase has translation MAIVAGVDFGTLSVRVTLLDSERGRLGTAAAGYPLHRRREDPDYATQSHDDQMNALVEATKAVLAQAGVAGTEVVALALDTTGSSVIPVDAQVQPLDEYLLWCDHRAHKEAQRITELAHEQGLEAIEWCGGVYSHEWGFAKLLYWLRNNPEKRERFATALEHCDMVAATLIGITDVAEVPRSICAMGHKWMWNPRWGGLPSQEFLSSVDPLFDGVREKLTGIYSTSERVAGGLSAEWAERMGLKAGIPIPVGAFDAHWDAIGAGCKEGDVVNVVGTSTCIIAMAKTTSLIPGVCGIVPGSVHPEFVGIEAGMSATGDIFEAIAKRAGTDVKALSQGLDQYAAGQTGLLRMSWDNGDRTVLVNPELGGMTLGWNLGHTAQDELFASIEGTAFHTRIILERMAEHGVPVDRVINGGGIPQNNTVLNQVYANVLGKTVLVPDGTPTSLGSGIFALVAAGVFASIEEAQAKMCLAFRTYEPEAAAVARYDELFEIYKAIYFAFGAKDGAAVAMGHVLPELRRIAVEARKTV, from the coding sequence ATGGCGATCGTAGCTGGAGTCGATTTTGGGACGTTAAGTGTTCGGGTGACCTTGCTGGATAGTGAGCGGGGGCGGCTGGGGACCGCTGCTGCCGGGTACCCGCTGCATCGGCGACGGGAAGATCCGGACTATGCGACGCAGTCTCACGACGACCAGATGAATGCGCTGGTGGAGGCGACGAAGGCCGTGCTGGCGCAGGCTGGGGTGGCGGGGACTGAGGTTGTGGCGCTGGCGCTGGATACGACTGGGTCGAGTGTGATTCCGGTGGATGCGCAGGTGCAGCCTCTGGATGAGTATTTGCTCTGGTGCGATCATCGGGCGCACAAAGAGGCGCAGAGGATTACGGAGCTGGCGCATGAGCAGGGGCTCGAGGCGATTGAGTGGTGTGGTGGGGTGTACTCGCATGAGTGGGGGTTTGCGAAGCTGCTGTACTGGCTGCGGAATAATCCGGAGAAGCGGGAGAGGTTTGCTACGGCGCTGGAGCACTGCGATATGGTGGCGGCGACGTTGATTGGGATCACGGACGTCGCCGAGGTGCCGCGGAGCATCTGCGCGATGGGGCATAAGTGGATGTGGAATCCGCGATGGGGTGGATTGCCCTCGCAGGAGTTTCTGTCGAGTGTGGACCCGCTGTTTGATGGAGTGCGGGAGAAGCTGACGGGGATCTACAGTACGTCGGAGAGGGTCGCGGGCGGGCTGAGTGCGGAGTGGGCGGAGCGGATGGGGCTCAAGGCTGGGATTCCGATTCCGGTGGGGGCGTTCGACGCGCATTGGGATGCGATTGGGGCCGGGTGCAAGGAAGGCGATGTCGTCAATGTGGTGGGGACTTCGACGTGCATTATTGCGATGGCGAAGACGACCAGCCTGATTCCGGGTGTGTGTGGGATTGTGCCGGGGAGCGTACATCCGGAGTTCGTGGGGATTGAGGCGGGGATGTCGGCTACGGGGGATATCTTTGAGGCGATTGCGAAACGGGCTGGGACGGATGTGAAGGCGCTCTCCCAAGGGCTGGATCAGTATGCTGCCGGGCAGACGGGGCTGTTGCGGATGAGCTGGGATAACGGCGACCGGACGGTGCTGGTGAATCCGGAGCTGGGTGGGATGACGCTGGGGTGGAACCTGGGGCATACGGCGCAGGACGAGTTGTTTGCTTCGATTGAAGGCACGGCGTTTCATACGAGGATCATCCTGGAACGGATGGCGGAGCATGGGGTGCCGGTGGATCGGGTGATCAATGGTGGCGGGATTCCGCAGAACAATACGGTGCTGAACCAGGTGTATGCGAACGTGCTGGGGAAGACTGTGCTGGTGCCGGATGGGACGCCGACGAGCCTGGGGTCGGGGATCTTTGCGCTGGTTGCGGCGGGAGTGTTTGCGTCGATTGAAGAGGCGCAGGCGAAGATGTGCCTGGCGTTCAGGACGTATGAGCCGGAGGCTGCGGCTGTGGCTCGGTATGACGAGTTGTTTGAGATTTATAAGGCGATCTACTTTGCGTTTGGTGCGAAGGATGGAGCCGCCGTGGCGATGGGGCATGTGCTTCCTGAGCTTCGGCGGATTGCTGTGGAAGCTCGAAAGACTGTTTGA
- the araA gene encoding L-arabinose isomerase: MTLDHLEVWFVTGSQHLYGAEALAKVAENSQKIAASLNAETGIPVKVVFKPVLTTADEITELCREANNVKSCIGLVLWMHTFSPAKMWIAGLKSLTKPFLHLHTQFNRELPWATIDMDFMNLNQAAHGDREFGFITSRLKLPRKVVVGFWQDAVTVAEIAAWTRAAAGWYESQNLKVVRFGDNMRDVAVTDGNKVSAEAVLGYSVNGYGVMDLVDRMNQFGDAEVDQLVAEYRDAYTITKEHDRVSTLRSAAKIELGIRAFLVEGGYGAFTDTFQDLHGLDQLPGIAVQRLMADGYGFAGEGDWKTAALVRTMKVMALGMTGGTSFMEDYTYDFSGTPKILGSHMLEICPSIAADKPSLEVHALGIGGKGDPARLVFTAPDGPAVCASIVEMSEGYRLIVNEVDVIQPEQALPKLPVARAVWVPRPSLKVAAAAWIYAGGAHHTCFSQALTTEHLEDFAEIAGIEMIVIDADTKLRELRRQVR, from the coding sequence ATGACTTTGGATCACCTGGAAGTATGGTTTGTGACTGGCAGCCAGCATCTTTATGGGGCTGAGGCTTTGGCGAAGGTTGCGGAGAATTCGCAGAAGATTGCGGCTTCGTTGAATGCGGAGACGGGCATCCCGGTGAAGGTGGTTTTCAAGCCGGTGCTGACGACGGCGGATGAGATCACGGAGCTTTGCCGTGAGGCGAACAATGTGAAGAGCTGCATTGGGCTTGTGCTTTGGATGCATACGTTCTCGCCGGCGAAGATGTGGATTGCGGGACTGAAGTCGCTGACGAAGCCCTTCCTGCATCTGCATACGCAGTTCAATCGTGAGCTGCCGTGGGCGACCATCGATATGGACTTCATGAATCTGAATCAGGCGGCACATGGGGATCGTGAGTTTGGGTTTATTACCTCTCGGCTGAAGCTGCCGCGCAAGGTGGTGGTGGGGTTCTGGCAGGATGCGGTGACTGTGGCGGAGATTGCTGCTTGGACTCGCGCTGCTGCGGGTTGGTATGAATCGCAGAACCTGAAGGTGGTGCGGTTCGGCGACAACATGCGCGATGTTGCGGTGACGGATGGCAATAAGGTTTCGGCCGAGGCGGTGCTGGGGTACAGCGTCAATGGCTATGGGGTGATGGACCTGGTCGACCGCATGAACCAGTTTGGGGATGCGGAGGTGGATCAGCTTGTGGCGGAGTATCGCGACGCTTACACGATCACGAAGGAGCATGATCGCGTGAGCACGCTGCGGTCTGCGGCGAAGATCGAGTTGGGGATTCGGGCGTTCCTGGTTGAGGGTGGGTATGGGGCGTTTACGGATACGTTCCAGGATCTGCATGGGCTGGATCAGTTGCCGGGGATCGCGGTGCAGCGGTTGATGGCGGATGGATATGGGTTTGCCGGTGAGGGCGACTGGAAGACGGCTGCTCTCGTTCGCACGATGAAGGTGATGGCGCTGGGGATGACGGGTGGGACGTCATTCATGGAGGACTATACGTATGACTTCAGCGGGACGCCTAAGATTCTGGGCTCGCACATGCTGGAGATCTGTCCTTCGATTGCGGCGGATAAGCCATCGCTGGAGGTTCATGCGCTGGGGATTGGCGGGAAGGGCGATCCGGCTCGGCTGGTGTTTACGGCTCCGGATGGACCGGCGGTTTGTGCTTCGATTGTGGAGATGAGTGAGGGGTATCGGCTCATCGTCAATGAGGTGGATGTGATTCAGCCGGAGCAGGCGCTGCCGAAGCTGCCTGTGGCTCGTGCGGTGTGGGTGCCGAGGCCGAGTCTGAAGGTTGCGGCTGCGGCTTGGATCTATGCGGGTGGAGCGCACCATACGTGCTTCAGCCAGGCGCTGACGACGGAGCATCTGGAGGACTTCGCGGAGATTGCGGGGATCGAGATGATTGTGATCGATGCGGATACGAAGCTGCGGGAGTTGCGGCGGCAGGTACGTTAG
- a CDS encoding L-ribulose-5-phosphate 4-epimerase yields MLLKELREEVLEANLELVRRGLVLYTFGNASGVDREQGLVVIKPSGVDYDDLKPEHMVVTDLDGKIVEGTLRPSSDLDTHTLLYREFTEIGAVVHTHSEFATSFAQAGLAIPAFGTTHADYFYGPVPVTAALTDEAISGRYVHETGLAIVERFKGEHPLDPLAVPACLVNGHAPFVWGRTAHDAAHNAVVLEAVAKMAYRTLTLQADVLGVSQALLDRHYFRKHGSAATYGQK; encoded by the coding sequence ATGCTTTTGAAGGAACTGCGGGAAGAGGTGCTCGAGGCGAACCTGGAGCTGGTTCGTCGGGGGCTGGTGCTTTATACGTTTGGCAATGCTTCCGGGGTCGACCGGGAGCAGGGGCTGGTGGTCATCAAGCCCTCTGGCGTGGACTACGACGACCTGAAGCCGGAGCACATGGTGGTGACGGACCTGGACGGGAAGATCGTCGAAGGGACGCTGCGGCCATCGTCCGACCTGGATACGCATACGCTGCTGTATCGGGAGTTTACGGAGATTGGGGCGGTGGTGCATACGCACTCGGAGTTTGCTACCAGCTTTGCGCAGGCGGGGCTTGCGATTCCGGCGTTTGGGACTACGCATGCGGACTATTTTTATGGGCCGGTGCCGGTGACGGCTGCGCTGACGGATGAGGCGATCAGCGGGCGGTATGTGCATGAGACGGGGCTGGCGATTGTGGAGCGGTTCAAGGGGGAACATCCGCTCGATCCGCTGGCTGTGCCGGCTTGCCTGGTGAATGGGCATGCACCGTTTGTGTGGGGGCGGACGGCGCATGATGCGGCACATAATGCTGTGGTGCTGGAGGCGGTGGCGAAGATGGCTTATCGGACTCTGACGCTGCAGGCGGACGTGCTGGGGGTTTCGCAGGCGCTGCTGGATCGGCACTACTTCAGGAAGCATGGGAGTGCGGCTACTTACGGGCAGAAATGA
- a CDS encoding HAD family hydrolase: MSETALVLPEGEFKAFLFDMDGTVADSMPIHYLAWVKAVTEQGGTFPEDVFYAWGGIPPARVAAMLNEKYGYSLDATEVTRRKEELYFESLPTIKPIASVVAHIEASRGKIRFAIVSGSPRESIEKTLTFLGLLDSFEVLVGAEDYAKGKPDAEPFLRAAELLGIAPKDCLVFEDADAGIASAEAAGMSWVRVPGPVLA, encoded by the coding sequence ATGAGTGAAACTGCGTTAGTTCTGCCTGAGGGCGAGTTCAAGGCTTTTCTGTTTGATATGGATGGGACCGTTGCGGACTCCATGCCGATCCACTACCTGGCCTGGGTGAAGGCTGTGACGGAACAGGGTGGGACGTTTCCCGAGGATGTGTTTTATGCGTGGGGCGGGATACCGCCGGCTCGGGTGGCGGCGATGCTGAATGAGAAGTATGGCTACTCTCTGGATGCTACGGAGGTGACGCGGCGGAAGGAGGAGCTTTACTTCGAGTCGCTGCCTACGATCAAGCCGATCGCTTCCGTGGTGGCGCATATCGAGGCTTCGCGGGGGAAGATCCGGTTTGCGATTGTTTCGGGGTCGCCGCGGGAGTCGATTGAGAAGACGCTGACTTTTCTGGGGCTGCTGGATAGTTTTGAGGTGCTGGTTGGGGCGGAGGATTATGCGAAGGGTAAGCCTGATGCGGAGCCGTTTTTGAGGGCTGCGGAGTTGCTTGGGATTGCTCCCAAGGACTGCCTGGTGTTTGAGGATGCGGATGCGGGGATTGCTTCGGCTGAGGCTGCTGGGATGAGCTGGGTGAGGGTGCCTGGGCCGGTGTTGGCTTAA
- a CDS encoding TOBE domain-containing protein, whose translation MKISARNQLKGTVESVVLGVVTAKVSVRVGDNLIESVITRQSVEDLNIQVGSTVTAVIKSTEIMLMTD comes from the coding sequence ATGAAGATCTCAGCCCGCAACCAGCTAAAAGGCACCGTAGAATCAGTCGTCCTAGGAGTAGTCACCGCCAAAGTATCCGTCCGGGTAGGCGACAACCTCATCGAATCCGTCATCACCCGCCAAAGCGTAGAAGACCTCAACATCCAGGTAGGCAGCACCGTAACCGCCGTCATCAAGTCCACAGAAATCATGCTCATGACCGACTAA
- a CDS encoding TonB-dependent receptor translates to MKLHPIVSASLFAISASAAYAQVAADLQGRVVDASGAAVPNAAITLRSAATAIPQQTTSSSAGDYTFTHLVPGTYTLDVTAPGFQHLSRRGVTVIVGQTVTADLPLVVGSETQSVTVTADAPLLQQATSNIETNIPGTTVAAMPLNTRNFIQLATLAPGVELPPGTLLPRINGGRPRTNEYIYDGISALQPEPGQVAYFPIVDDIQAFTIEADNVPAEFGRFNGGVVNVATRSGSNQIHGSLFEYFRNEILNARNYFSPAATVPRKPEYRRNLYGATLGAPILHNRLFVFGDYQGVKQLIGKTVTSTVPTLAERGLVTPSVYSFAGVSKIYNPFAATTTGGRTIRTEFANDSINCALIKCDPAALALLARYPLPLTTALANNYSRTANDADHQNQFDFRVDGAFRSRDRAFGRYSYYNEVEQPITFLPDGSGPAVTGIIGTGAVSGLTSILGQQAVFGETHTFTDHLLNDAHVGYTRRGNISSGPSLANTASTALGIPGIPTNAAFNNALPLFTFSAGAFQQFGPAASTFANFQTAVWQFTDSVNFTRGRHALKFGVDYRWYQLNTIAPPNPTGSFAFTTTGTNTQSTAAAATTGGNALASFLLGQVDTFSIDLQTSKLRPRDHIQEYFVQDDWRATDRLTFNIGARWTLHFPSTEKNNQGAIFNLATQQLDYVGVNGNSKSARQLHYTNVAPRLGLTYLVDPKTVIRAGFGIVFIDQSGITTPFTVPQFPFIQNVQQATQDSISSPFTLSNGPTVAPIALTPSAGLGQSVYTANRTAGSGYVQQWNLAFQRQVTNNLSVDVAYVGSHIVHVGIPDSNLNQLTQAQLTAGGTALQTKVTNPYAGQLPGTLGAATISNAQLLKPYPRFQNVATYRNNSGTTNYNAIEAKVEQRLTKGMYLLAAYTHSKLIDDASSVFSSTVLSSPNTSSLIAADAFTPRLERDSSNGDMPNVTSLSAIYDLPAGRNHRFANNAIGNTLLGGWQLNAIMSLQSGMPVTVTQATNNNAFAGFSLQRPNLIANPKFAPELRSPGKFFNTAAFQAAPTFVIGNASRNPVRGPAFRDLDAALVKHTHIGDRTDVEFRAEIFDITNTPAFAQPNGSVGNAAFGSITATTTDPRVVQFALRLSR, encoded by the coding sequence GTGAAGCTGCACCCCATCGTCTCTGCCTCCCTCTTCGCCATCTCAGCCTCAGCTGCCTACGCCCAGGTCGCCGCAGACCTCCAGGGCCGCGTCGTCGATGCCTCCGGAGCCGCCGTCCCCAACGCCGCCATCACCCTCCGCAGCGCCGCCACAGCCATCCCTCAGCAGACCACCTCCAGCAGCGCCGGCGACTACACCTTCACCCACCTCGTCCCCGGCACCTACACGCTCGACGTCACCGCCCCCGGCTTCCAGCATCTCTCCCGCCGCGGCGTCACCGTCATCGTCGGCCAGACCGTCACGGCGGATCTCCCGCTCGTCGTCGGCTCGGAGACCCAGTCCGTCACCGTCACAGCCGACGCACCACTCCTCCAGCAAGCCACCTCCAACATCGAGACCAACATCCCCGGCACGACAGTCGCCGCCATGCCCCTCAACACCCGTAACTTCATCCAGCTCGCCACCCTCGCCCCCGGCGTCGAGCTCCCTCCCGGCACCCTCCTTCCCCGCATCAACGGCGGCCGCCCCCGCACCAACGAGTACATCTACGACGGCATCTCAGCCCTCCAGCCCGAGCCCGGCCAGGTCGCCTACTTCCCCATCGTCGACGACATCCAGGCCTTCACCATCGAAGCCGACAACGTCCCCGCTGAGTTCGGCCGCTTCAACGGCGGCGTCGTCAACGTAGCCACCCGCAGCGGCTCCAACCAGATCCACGGCAGCCTCTTCGAGTACTTCCGCAACGAGATCCTCAACGCCCGCAACTACTTCTCCCCCGCCGCCACCGTCCCCCGCAAACCCGAGTACCGCCGCAACCTCTACGGTGCCACCCTCGGCGCGCCCATCCTCCACAACCGCCTCTTCGTCTTCGGCGATTACCAGGGCGTCAAGCAGCTCATCGGCAAGACCGTCACCTCCACCGTCCCCACCCTCGCAGAGCGCGGCCTCGTCACCCCCAGCGTCTACAGCTTCGCCGGCGTCTCCAAGATCTACAACCCCTTCGCCGCCACCACCACCGGCGGCCGCACCATACGCACAGAGTTCGCCAACGACTCCATCAACTGCGCCCTCATCAAATGCGACCCTGCGGCCCTCGCCCTCCTCGCCCGCTACCCTCTACCCCTCACCACCGCACTCGCCAACAACTACTCCCGCACCGCCAATGACGCCGACCACCAGAACCAGTTCGACTTCCGCGTAGACGGAGCCTTCCGCAGTCGCGACCGAGCCTTCGGCCGTTACTCCTACTACAACGAGGTCGAGCAACCCATCACCTTCCTCCCCGATGGCAGCGGCCCCGCCGTCACCGGCATCATCGGCACCGGCGCAGTCTCAGGCCTCACCAGCATCCTCGGCCAGCAGGCCGTCTTCGGTGAAACCCACACCTTCACAGACCACCTCCTCAACGACGCCCACGTCGGCTACACCCGTCGCGGCAATATCTCCTCTGGACCCTCGCTCGCCAACACCGCCTCCACCGCGCTCGGCATCCCCGGCATCCCTACCAATGCCGCCTTCAACAATGCCCTGCCCCTCTTCACCTTCTCCGCCGGAGCCTTCCAGCAGTTCGGCCCTGCTGCCAGCACCTTTGCCAACTTCCAGACCGCCGTCTGGCAGTTCACGGACTCCGTCAACTTCACCCGAGGCCGCCACGCCCTGAAGTTCGGCGTCGATTATCGCTGGTATCAGCTCAACACCATCGCCCCGCCCAACCCCACCGGCAGCTTTGCCTTCACCACCACCGGCACCAACACCCAATCCACCGCCGCAGCCGCCACCACCGGCGGCAACGCCCTCGCCAGCTTCCTCCTCGGCCAGGTCGATACCTTCTCCATCGACCTCCAGACCTCCAAGCTCCGTCCCCGCGACCACATCCAGGAGTACTTCGTTCAGGACGACTGGCGCGCCACAGACCGCCTCACCTTCAACATCGGCGCACGATGGACCCTCCACTTCCCTTCGACAGAAAAGAACAACCAGGGCGCAATCTTCAACCTCGCCACCCAGCAGCTTGACTACGTAGGAGTCAACGGCAACTCCAAATCCGCCCGCCAGCTCCACTACACCAACGTAGCCCCCCGCCTCGGCCTCACCTATCTCGTAGACCCCAAGACCGTCATCCGCGCCGGCTTCGGCATCGTCTTCATCGACCAGTCCGGCATTACCACTCCCTTCACCGTCCCCCAGTTCCCCTTCATCCAGAACGTCCAGCAGGCGACGCAAGACAGCATCTCCTCGCCCTTCACCCTCTCGAACGGCCCCACGGTAGCGCCCATCGCCCTCACCCCCAGCGCTGGCCTCGGTCAGTCCGTCTACACCGCCAACCGCACCGCAGGCTCCGGCTACGTCCAGCAATGGAACCTCGCCTTCCAGCGCCAGGTCACCAACAACCTCTCCGTTGACGTAGCCTACGTCGGCTCCCACATCGTCCACGTCGGCATCCCGGATTCGAACCTCAACCAGCTCACCCAGGCCCAGCTCACCGCCGGAGGCACCGCCCTCCAGACCAAGGTCACCAACCCCTACGCCGGCCAGCTTCCCGGCACCCTCGGCGCAGCCACCATCTCCAACGCCCAGCTCCTCAAGCCATACCCGCGCTTCCAGAACGTAGCCACCTACCGCAACAACTCCGGCACCACCAACTACAACGCCATTGAAGCCAAGGTAGAGCAGCGCCTCACCAAAGGCATGTACCTCCTCGCCGCCTACACCCACTCCAAGCTCATCGACGACGCCTCCTCCGTCTTCTCCTCCACCGTCCTCTCCTCGCCCAACACCAGCTCCCTCATCGCCGCCGACGCCTTCACCCCCCGCCTCGAGCGCGACTCCTCCAACGGCGACATGCCCAACGTCACCTCCCTCAGCGCCATCTACGACCTCCCCGCCGGCCGCAACCACCGCTTCGCCAACAACGCCATCGGCAACACCCTCCTCGGCGGCTGGCAACTCAACGCCATCATGAGCCTCCAGTCCGGCATGCCCGTCACGGTCACGCAAGCGACAAACAACAACGCCTTCGCCGGCTTCTCCCTCCAGCGCCCCAACCTCATCGCGAACCCCAAGTTCGCCCCGGAACTCCGCTCCCCAGGCAAGTTCTTCAACACCGCCGCCTTCCAGGCCGCACCCACCTTCGTCATCGGCAACGCCTCCCGCAACCCGGTCCGCGGCCCAGCCTTCCGGGACCTCGACGCCGCCCTCGTCAAGCACACCCACATCGGCGACCGCACAGACGTAGAGTTCCGCGCCGAGATCTTCGACATCACCAACACCCCCGCCTTCGCCCAACCCAACGGCAGCGTAGGCAACGCAGCCTTCGGCAGCATCACCGCCACCACCACCGACCCCCGCGTAGTCCAATTCGCCCTACGCCTCAGCCGTTAA
- a CDS encoding helix-turn-helix transcriptional regulator: MPALDPMLTPREAARLLGISYPTIKQWILSGKLATSPTPGGHHRIAESTLKPFLASDAAKPAPESRERYRRVSGRNQLAGKVVSIRVEGLLAEVILAVAGSHITAIITASAVHELRLKKGDSAAALIKSTDVMIERLTDPA; the protein is encoded by the coding sequence ATGCCCGCACTCGACCCCATGCTGACTCCCCGCGAAGCTGCTCGTCTCCTCGGCATCAGCTACCCCACCATCAAGCAGTGGATTCTCTCCGGCAAGCTCGCCACCAGCCCCACTCCCGGCGGCCATCACCGCATCGCCGAGTCCACCCTCAAGCCCTTCCTCGCCTCGGACGCCGCCAAACCCGCACCAGAGTCCCGCGAGCGTTACCGCCGCGTCTCCGGCCGCAACCAGCTCGCAGGCAAGGTCGTCAGCATCCGCGTAGAAGGCCTCCTGGCCGAGGTCATCCTGGCCGTCGCCGGCAGCCACATCACCGCCATCATCACCGCCAGCGCCGTCCATGAACTCCGCCTCAAAAAAGGTGACTCCGCCGCCGCCCTCATCAAGTCCACGGACGTCATGATCGAGCGCCTCACCGACCCCGCCTGA